A window from Ignavibacteriota bacterium encodes these proteins:
- a CDS encoding T9SS type A sorting domain-containing protein: MKKLFSLLFILMLSTALNAQWVVQSFDNAVKPNTSIGTNWADTAITNTNFYTNGPTAYTDLFNSADAKEGTGSMLVKYRIEAYDGWGGYTVRTDYHETDIGSVPYLDLSTGTELTMWVKVTVPADTTQGGSVFMEFKLAEFDTENQREYYFYQPNIDFFDQSGEWVKVTMPLVQTSDKTTGFAVQSGGVDDILQFDKVKGFEFAMVYITGGNQENPPSAVGEFQMDNLKLEGQRYGSLETFDNSATTWGVDEMSWNAIPGDVTLSDENTDFVEGTGALKMDFTLSAPEVWGGFVAIDKEVTVHDSMEERTALVLYIKNLVAMATDSARGFMRVFVFENDNETGATEEWIIDPGIDLSVVSDWTHYHLPLVPKPMGVNDRFPPKDGFALKNGAGNGLLNPAKIFKIRIEPFGRGTEDGYSGALLAQGSILLDVLQTSGFQIADFTAPAAPVVAVVEGNYSNLVTWTDVPGEVGEKYNVYASESPISDVEAAGVEKIGTGIAENVQVVEHPIVSGNIDREKTYYYAVVCYDLKPNYSEPGVSGAITNTAKGIPTVATTAPTFVADGDLTEWSGIKPFSIKLSDGTAHPVLTVTDDADCSADCYVALDADYLYVAMEVTDDVVNHDPALQSYENDAPDLFIGFYNYTTTHVGYQHGANPDYHLRFGKFLARNDQNDSAYDSLLVAGTENYAWVERAFPTGYILEARIPLVDLATKRNLETAIVDEPIDWERGWKIPFDFGINDNDGATREGMIFYSAKNGDQGWQNVSVWAHTWIEDEVLGIEEIPMVSKQYSLDQNYPNPFNPSTKITYTIEKPGMVKVQVFDVLGRQVAELVNQQQNTGSYIVDFNGSNLSSGLYFYSIETGSFKATKKMMLLK, translated from the coding sequence ATGAAGAAACTTTTCTCGTTATTATTTATCCTAATGTTATCAACTGCATTGAATGCCCAATGGGTAGTTCAATCTTTTGATAATGCAGTTAAACCCAATACAAGTATAGGAACAAATTGGGCTGATACCGCAATTACAAATACCAACTTCTATACAAATGGTCCAACTGCATATACTGATCTATTTAATAGTGCAGATGCAAAAGAAGGTACAGGATCAATGTTAGTGAAATACCGCATTGAAGCTTATGATGGCTGGGGCGGTTATACTGTTAGAACAGACTATCATGAAACAGATATTGGTTCAGTTCCATACTTAGACCTTTCAACAGGAACTGAGTTAACAATGTGGGTTAAAGTTACTGTTCCTGCCGATACAACACAAGGTGGCAGCGTATTTATGGAATTCAAATTAGCTGAATTTGATACAGAAAATCAGAGAGAATATTACTTCTATCAGCCAAATATTGATTTCTTTGATCAATCTGGCGAATGGGTAAAAGTAACTATGCCATTAGTTCAAACCTCAGATAAAACAACTGGTTTTGCAGTTCAAAGTGGCGGCGTTGATGATATTCTTCAATTTGATAAAGTTAAAGGATTTGAATTTGCAATGGTTTACATAACAGGTGGTAATCAAGAGAATCCACCTTCTGCTGTTGGTGAATTCCAAATGGATAATCTTAAATTAGAAGGACAACGTTACGGTTCACTTGAAACATTTGATAATTCCGCTACAACTTGGGGTGTTGATGAAATGTCTTGGAATGCAATTCCAGGTGATGTTACTCTTTCAGATGAAAATACTGATTTTGTAGAAGGTACTGGTGCTTTGAAGATGGATTTCACTTTAAGCGCTCCTGAAGTTTGGGGTGGATTTGTTGCAATTGATAAAGAAGTAACAGTTCATGATAGTATGGAAGAAAGAACTGCTTTAGTACTTTATATTAAAAATTTAGTAGCAATGGCTACTGATTCTGCAAGAGGTTTTATGCGAGTTTTCGTTTTTGAAAATGATAATGAAACCGGTGCAACTGAAGAATGGATAATTGATCCGGGTATTGATTTAAGTGTTGTTTCAGACTGGACACATTATCATCTTCCTTTAGTTCCCAAACCAATGGGAGTTAATGATCGTTTTCCACCTAAAGATGGATTTGCTTTGAAAAATGGTGCTGGTAATGGTTTACTTAACCCAGCTAAAATTTTCAAAATCAGAATTGAACCATTTGGCAGAGGAACTGAAGATGGTTATTCAGGTGCTTTATTAGCCCAAGGTTCAATTTTATTAGATGTACTTCAAACTTCTGGTTTCCAAATTGCTGATTTTACAGCTCCAGCTGCTCCGGTTGTTGCAGTTGTTGAAGGAAATTATTCAAATTTAGTTACATGGACAGATGTTCCTGGTGAAGTTGGTGAAAAATATAATGTTTATGCTAGTGAATCCCCAATTTCTGATGTTGAAGCTGCAGGAGTTGAAAAAATTGGGACTGGAATTGCAGAAAATGTTCAAGTAGTTGAACATCCAATCGTTTCTGGAAATATTGATAGAGAAAAAACATACTATTATGCAGTTGTATGTTATGATCTTAAACCAAACTATAGCGAACCAGGTGTTTCTGGAGCAATTACAAATACTGCAAAAGGAATTCCTACTGTTGCAACAACTGCACCTACTTTTGTTGCTGATGGAGATTTAACTGAATGGTCTGGAATAAAACCTTTCAGTATTAAATTATCAGATGGTACTGCACATCCAGTTTTAACTGTAACTGATGATGCTGACTGTTCAGCTGATTGCTATGTAGCTCTTGATGCTGATTATTTATATGTAGCTATGGAAGTTACAGATGATGTTGTTAATCATGATCCAGCACTTCAATCATATGAAAATGATGCACCGGATTTGTTTATCGGATTTTATAATTATACCACAACACATGTTGGATATCAACATGGTGCTAATCCAGATTATCATCTAAGATTCGGTAAATTTTTAGCAAGAAATGATCAAAATGATTCTGCTTATGATTCATTACTTGTTGCTGGAACAGAAAATTATGCTTGGGTTGAAAGAGCTTTCCCTACAGGTTATATTTTAGAAGCAAGAATTCCATTAGTTGATTTAGCAACAAAACGAAATCTTGAAACTGCTATTGTTGATGAGCCAATTGATTGGGAAAGAGGCTGGAAAATTCCATTTGATTTTGGTATAAATGATAATGACGGTGCAACAAGAGAAGGAATGATTTTCTACTCAGCTAAAAATGGTGATCAAGGTTGGCAAAATGTTTCTGTTTGGGCACATACATGGATTGAAGATGAAGTTCTTGGAATTGAAGAAATTCCAATGGTATCTAAACAATATAGCTTAGATCAAAACTATCCAAATCCATTTAACCCAAGTACAAAAATTACTTACACAATTGAAAAACCAGGAATGGTTAAAGTTCAAGTATTTGATGTTCTTGGAAGACAAGTTGCTGAATTGGTTAATCAACAACAAAATACTGGTTCGTACATTGTAGATTTTAATGGTTCTAATTTATCATCCGGATTGTATTTCTACTCAATTGAAACCGGTTCTTTTAAAGCTACAAAGAAAATGATGTTACTGAAGTAA
- a CDS encoding sodium/solute symporter (Members of the Solute:Sodium Symporter (SSS), TC 2.A.21 as described in tcdb.org, catalyze solute:Na+ symport. Known solutes for members of the family include sugars, amino acids, nucleosides, inositols, vitamins, urea or anions, depending on the system.), translating to MSGNLNTFDNLILLTYFLIVLGIGLFAGRSKGNSITQYFLAGKNLSWLVIGTSLFATNISSEHFVGLAGAGSIHGLSVGYFEWLAVIILFMLGWIFAPIFIKSNVFTVPQFFGKRFDNKSRLYLTIVSILTYIFTKIGVTLLAGTFVLKEVLGWDMFTSTIIIVFITGLYTVIGGLTSVALTQVFQSIMLILGAVLLSLFGLFEVGGFNQLVSKLPSDYFSIFRSTSDSNVPWIGILFGAPIIGIWYWCADQYIVQRVLAAKGIEDAKKGTMLAAIFKIFPIFFLIFPGLIAAVLYPEIKGDSAYSMLLSGNLLPVGIKGLVIAGFFAALMSSLASSFNSAASLVSLDIYQMFRKNYSDRELVLVGRLATMIFVILAIAIVPFTKLINIQIYLFLQSIQSFIAPPIVSVLLIGIFWKKATSTGAIWTLLIGGIIGFLKIVVTVLNPKTVSSIEILNFLNNINFLHFTFILFFICSIIMIAISLMSTKVVKDSEALKNLTVNIGDVKTNILAHSYGRILKEK from the coding sequence TTGAGCGGTAATCTCAATACTTTTGATAATTTAATTTTGCTAACTTATTTCCTAATAGTTTTGGGAATTGGTCTTTTTGCGGGAAGATCAAAAGGGAATTCTATAACCCAATATTTTTTAGCTGGTAAAAATTTAAGTTGGTTAGTAATAGGAACTTCTCTTTTTGCAACTAATATTTCAAGTGAACATTTTGTTGGTTTAGCTGGAGCTGGATCAATTCATGGATTATCAGTTGGATATTTTGAATGGCTTGCGGTTATTATTCTTTTTATGCTTGGCTGGATTTTTGCCCCAATCTTTATCAAATCTAATGTTTTTACGGTACCTCAGTTTTTTGGAAAAAGATTTGATAATAAGAGCAGATTATATCTTACAATTGTTTCAATTCTTACTTACATTTTTACAAAAATTGGTGTTACGTTATTAGCTGGAACTTTTGTACTTAAAGAAGTTTTAGGCTGGGATATGTTTACATCTACAATAATTATTGTTTTTATAACTGGCTTATATACAGTAATTGGTGGATTAACTTCAGTAGCATTAACACAAGTTTTTCAATCGATTATGTTAATTCTTGGAGCTGTTTTACTATCACTTTTCGGATTGTTTGAAGTTGGAGGTTTTAATCAACTTGTTTCAAAATTACCTTCGGATTACTTTAGCATTTTTAGATCAACTTCTGATTCAAACGTACCATGGATTGGAATTTTGTTTGGAGCTCCAATAATTGGAATTTGGTATTGGTGCGCAGATCAATATATTGTACAAAGAGTTCTTGCAGCAAAAGGAATTGAAGATGCAAAAAAGGGAACAATGCTGGCAGCCATTTTTAAAATATTTCCAATATTCTTTTTAATTTTCCCCGGTTTAATTGCCGCAGTTTTGTATCCGGAAATTAAAGGAGATTCGGCATATTCAATGTTACTTTCTGGAAATTTACTTCCGGTTGGAATTAAAGGATTAGTTATTGCCGGATTTTTTGCCGCGTTAATGTCCTCGCTTGCAAGTTCTTTCAATAGTGCTGCTTCATTAGTGTCGCTTGATATTTATCAAATGTTTAGAAAAAATTATAGTGATAGAGAATTAGTTTTAGTCGGTAGATTAGCAACAATGATATTTGTAATTTTAGCAATTGCAATTGTACCTTTCACAAAACTGATAAATATACAAATTTATTTATTCTTACAATCAATACAATCTTTCATTGCACCTCCGATTGTTAGCGTTTTACTTATTGGAATATTCTGGAAAAAAGCAACAAGCACAGGCGCAATTTGGACATTATTAATTGGAGGAATTATAGGATTTTTGAAAATTGTGGTAACAGTTTTAAATCCCAAAACCGTTTCAAGTATTGAAATTCTTAACTTTTTGAATAATATAAACTTTCTACATTTTACTTTTATACTTTTTTTTATATGTTCAATTATAATGATTGCAATAAGTTTAATGAGTACAAAAGTTGTAAAGGATTCAGAAGCATTAAAAAATCTTACCGTAAATATTGGTGATGTTAAAACAAATATTTTAGCACATAGCTACGGTAGAATTTTGAAAGAAAAATAA
- a CDS encoding T9SS type A sorting domain-containing protein, whose protein sequence is MKKIFSFLINIIFVIPSILLSQTATLERTLEIKNVNGFSVPYQNGIPLTTFEKQNRKMLDLSGTWKKERTSADDNITLAKRDSAGYQNLINESAGRYLAEYNDSTWEEKQIPSVENKMNEYPNAPEFFKDGVWYRRSFEVDNSDSGKFAKLVFIAVNYVADVWINGKYVGYHEGGYTPFAFDVSGYLNYGETNTIAVRVDVISWGARIDVIPHKQVDWFNYGGILQDVYIEFSNPLSIVRSDIIPTDLGGNLITKVVIQNEKNVESNFKIELKVFEAEVDSFNIASEVSYELIGDEINLTGQTEFLNSIKEDSISIIETNLKIENPQIWSPKNPNLYIMKISVFEEENLVDEYYTQFGIRTVKTSVNKFLLNDRIMFLTGTARHEDHPVYGRSLPKEIIFSDLQMIKSLNVNFLRTAHYPNHPYTYLILDRLGITAMEEIPLWQVDTDEPWQIQNNDRKMHLQMFREMVYKEYNRPSVIMWSMSNECHEETNRMIFNQMVIDDFEQNYDDGRLISQSPAADNPGPTDVTQSIVDIAGWTMYFGIFHGSTYFGGTFNFINQAKTSFPEKPILDTEFGYWSSENNSTLQDQVTVADETFKAFKIHAALNQDGTVNSNGSLMACTWWCVFDWYTAGIPRGYQSMGLYTMDRKTEKPVAQKIKTLYYPYFDKEGVLTNIKENKINFNLPKTFELKQNYPNPFNPNTVVEYSVPEKSKIKISLFNLIGQEISVLVDSTIEIGNYKLNINAGNLSSGIYFIRMNAIQENSKEIQKTIKISLLK, encoded by the coding sequence ATGAAAAAAATTTTTTCTTTTTTGATAAATATAATATTCGTAATACCTTCTATTCTACTTTCACAAACGGCCACTTTGGAAAGAACTTTAGAAATTAAAAATGTAAATGGATTTAGCGTTCCATACCAAAATGGAATTCCGCTTACAACATTTGAAAAACAAAATAGAAAGATGTTGGATTTATCGGGAACTTGGAAAAAAGAAAGAACCTCAGCAGATGATAATATCACATTGGCGAAAAGAGATTCTGCAGGGTATCAAAATTTAATAAATGAATCTGCAGGAAGATATTTAGCTGAGTACAATGACTCAACATGGGAAGAAAAACAAATTCCATCAGTTGAAAATAAAATGAATGAATATCCTAATGCGCCGGAATTTTTCAAAGACGGAGTTTGGTACAGAAGATCTTTTGAAGTAGATAATTCTGATTCCGGTAAATTTGCAAAACTCGTTTTTATTGCTGTTAATTATGTTGCTGATGTTTGGATAAACGGAAAATATGTAGGATATCACGAAGGCGGATATACACCTTTCGCATTTGATGTATCTGGATATTTAAATTATGGAGAAACAAATACAATTGCAGTTAGAGTTGATGTTATTTCTTGGGGTGCAAGAATTGATGTTATTCCGCATAAACAAGTTGATTGGTTTAATTACGGTGGAATTTTGCAAGATGTATATATTGAGTTTTCAAATCCACTTTCAATCGTAAGAAGTGATATAATCCCAACTGATTTGGGTGGAAATCTAATAACAAAAGTTGTTATTCAGAATGAAAAAAATGTTGAATCAAACTTTAAAATTGAATTAAAAGTTTTTGAAGCAGAAGTAGATTCTTTCAATATTGCTTCAGAAGTCAGTTATGAATTAATTGGTGATGAAATAAATCTAACCGGACAAACTGAATTTTTAAATTCAATAAAAGAAGATTCCATTTCAATAATTGAAACAAATCTTAAAATTGAAAATCCCCAAATTTGGTCTCCTAAAAATCCAAATCTTTACATTATGAAAATTTCAGTTTTTGAAGAAGAAAATTTGGTTGATGAATATTATACACAATTTGGAATTAGAACTGTAAAAACATCCGTAAATAAATTTTTGTTGAACGACAGAATTATGTTCTTAACCGGAACTGCACGACACGAAGATCATCCGGTTTATGGAAGAAGTTTACCAAAAGAAATTATTTTCAGCGATCTACAAATGATAAAATCCTTAAATGTAAATTTTCTCAGAACTGCACATTATCCAAATCATCCATATACATATTTAATTTTAGATCGACTTGGAATTACTGCAATGGAAGAAATTCCACTTTGGCAAGTTGATACTGATGAACCTTGGCAAATTCAAAACAATGATAGAAAAATGCATCTGCAAATGTTTAGAGAAATGGTTTATAAAGAGTATAATCGTCCATCCGTAATTATGTGGAGTATGTCAAATGAATGTCATGAAGAAACAAATAGAATGATTTTTAACCAAATGGTAATTGACGATTTTGAGCAAAATTATGATGATGGGAGATTAATTTCTCAATCGCCGGCTGCAGATAATCCGGGACCGACTGATGTTACGCAAAGTATTGTTGATATTGCGGGCTGGACAATGTATTTTGGAATTTTTCACGGCTCAACTTATTTTGGCGGAACTTTCAATTTCATCAATCAAGCGAAAACTAGTTTTCCGGAGAAACCAATTTTAGATACGGAATTCGGTTATTGGTCATCCGAAAATAATTCAACTCTGCAAGATCAAGTTACAGTTGCCGATGAAACTTTTAAAGCTTTCAAGATTCATGCTGCGTTAAATCAAGATGGAACAGTTAATTCAAACGGTTCATTAATGGCATGTACTTGGTGGTGCGTTTTTGATTGGTACACTGCTGGAATTCCAAGAGGTTACCAAAGTATGGGATTATACACTATGGATAGAAAAACCGAAAAACCGGTTGCCCAAAAAATAAAAACTTTATATTATCCATATTTTGATAAAGAGGGAGTTTTAACAAATATTAAAGAAAATAAAATAAATTTTAATTTACCAAAGACTTTTGAATTAAAACAAAATTATCCAAATCCGTTTAACCCAAATACAGTTGTTGAATATTCGGTTCCGGAAAAAAGTAAAATTAAGATTTCACTATTTAATTTAATTGGTCAAGAAATTAGCGTTTTAGTTGATTCAACGATTGAAATTGGAAATTATAAATTAAATATTAATGCCGGAAATTTATCTTCGGGAATTTATTTCATCAGAATGAATGCCATTCAAGAAAATTCAAAAGAAATTCAAAAAACTATAAAAATATCCTTATTAAAATAA
- a CDS encoding T9SS type A sorting domain-containing protein, which translates to MKASIHYVQKIFLLFIILNISVFSQTDSTFLKLISPNGGEYWTVGANPIISWESKNVTLIKIELSYDNGINWQTIAPYAIAANFSYSNWKIPEILSNECLVKISKYDNPELFDISEEVFTITQDSIVAKLVVIGSSTAAGIGPSNIDSAWVNRYRKHLVQKNTNIQVINLAVGGYTTYDLMPDNFIPPTGRPSPKISSNITKALSYEPKAVIINLPSNDVTQGYPISEQLKNYDTIVVKASEKNIPVWISTTQPRNLTESQRLQQMEVRDSTYTKFKNYAIDFWTDLANADGTINSNYDSGDGIHLNDSGHRILFNRVVAEQIYEQAVLTSVNQYFKVVPVKFKLSQNYPNPFNPTTTIEFRLSKDSKVLLKVYNILGQLINTLVDENLKTGTHKTVWNAANLSAGPYFYVLQANDYFESKKMLLLK; encoded by the coding sequence ATGAAAGCATCAATTCATTATGTGCAAAAAATATTTTTACTTTTTATAATACTTAACATTTCAGTTTTTTCCCAAACAGATTCAACATTTCTAAAACTAATAAGCCCAAATGGCGGCGAGTATTGGACTGTAGGTGCAAACCCGATAATAAGTTGGGAAAGTAAAAATGTTACATTAATCAAAATTGAACTTTCTTATGATAATGGAATTAATTGGCAAACTATTGCTCCGTATGCAATTGCGGCAAATTTTTCATATTCCAATTGGAAAATTCCGGAAATATTATCTAACGAATGTTTAGTTAAAATATCCAAATATGATAATCCGGAGTTATTTGATATTAGTGAAGAAGTATTTACAATTACTCAAGATTCCATTGTTGCAAAATTAGTTGTAATAGGTTCTTCAACTGCCGCCGGAATTGGTCCAAGCAATATTGATAGTGCTTGGGTAAATAGATATCGCAAACACTTAGTTCAAAAAAACACAAATATACAAGTTATAAATCTAGCGGTTGGTGGTTATACAACTTACGATTTAATGCCGGATAATTTTATTCCTCCTACCGGAAGACCTTCACCAAAAATATCTTCAAATATCACAAAAGCATTATCTTATGAGCCTAAAGCCGTAATTATAAATTTGCCATCAAATGACGTTACACAAGGTTATCCGATTTCTGAACAATTAAAAAATTATGATACTATTGTAGTTAAAGCTTCGGAAAAAAATATTCCGGTTTGGATTTCTACAACTCAACCGAGAAATTTAACAGAATCACAACGATTACAACAAATGGAAGTTAGAGATTCTACGTATACTAAATTTAAAAATTATGCAATAGATTTTTGGACAGATTTGGCAAATGCAGATGGAACAATAAATTCAAATTATGATTCTGGAGATGGAATTCATTTAAATGATTCCGGACATAGAATTTTATTTAATAGAGTTGTTGCTGAACAAATTTATGAGCAAGCTGTACTTACTTCGGTAAATCAATATTTTAAAGTTGTTCCGGTAAAGTTTAAGCTTTCGCAAAACTACCCAAATCCGTTTAATCCAACCACAACAATTGAATTTCGATTATCAAAAGATTCAAAAGTATTGCTAAAAGTTTACAACATTTTGGGTCAATTAATAAATACGTTAGTTGATGAAAATCTTAAAACTGGAACTCACAAAACAGTTTGGAACGCGGCAAATCTCTCTGCCGGACCCTATTTTTATGTGCTTCAAGCTAATGATTATTTTGAATCAAAAAAAATGTTATTGTTGAAATAA
- a CDS encoding cellulase family glycosylhydrolase has protein sequence MTNTIFAQGYLHANGKKIVNGNNEEILLKGIGLGGWLVQEGYMLKTPYSIAGAEHQIRNEIQKLVGVEKTNELYSIYHKNYVREIDVENIAKWGFNSIRLPMHWNKLISETNPLTFSKEGFQTIDSLLNWCEKNQIYLILDLHAAPGGQSDEAISDYDNSKPSLWESEDNKNLTIELWKEIAKRYFDKEWIGGYDLINEPKWELGSENKPLRDLYLKITDSIRTVDTNHILFIEGNWYATDFNGLTPPWDDNMSYSFHRYWNSNDQGTIQYLVNLRDQNNVPLWLGETGENSNSWFLDCIDLMKKNNIGWAWWPHKKIDNVVGPLSAPMVSGYQTLLDYWNGTGNKPSELYAYAVLLSQFENLKFENCTFQPDVVDALIRHIDDKTSRPFKELTIPGRIFATDYDLGPRLISYNDVDYDNTKGLGNAEWNTGGKYRNDGVDIEICTDQITNGFNVGWIETGEWLKFTVSVIEDGNYTLSIRSSANSSGGKILFAIDGAYLTEFIDVPVTNGWQNWKTTIIDDYFLSQGQHEIFLKFYFNGYNFNYFEFTQSTVGLNDEENLREYFQLFQNYPNPFNPNTTIKYSIPNIASNINSNTELRIYDILGREVKTLVDQFQPAGNYEINFNASEFPSGVYYYELKNGSINQTKKMILLN, from the coding sequence TTGACAAACACAATTTTCGCTCAAGGTTATTTACATGCCAACGGAAAGAAAATTGTAAACGGAAATAACGAAGAAATTCTTCTGAAGGGAATTGGACTCGGCGGCTGGCTTGTGCAAGAAGGATATATGCTTAAAACTCCATATTCAATTGCTGGAGCTGAACATCAAATCAGAAATGAAATTCAAAAGTTGGTTGGAGTAGAGAAAACCAATGAACTTTATTCAATTTATCATAAAAATTATGTTCGAGAAATTGATGTTGAGAATATTGCAAAATGGGGATTTAATTCTATCAGATTGCCAATGCATTGGAATAAATTAATTTCTGAAACAAATCCACTTACATTTTCTAAAGAAGGATTTCAAACTATCGATTCACTTTTGAATTGGTGCGAAAAAAATCAAATATATTTAATTCTAGATTTGCATGCAGCTCCGGGCGGTCAAAGCGATGAAGCAATTAGTGATTATGATAATTCCAAACCATCTTTGTGGGAAAGTGAAGATAATAAAAATTTAACAATTGAACTTTGGAAAGAAATTGCAAAAAGATATTTTGATAAAGAATGGATTGGCGGATATGATTTAATCAACGAACCCAAATGGGAATTAGGTTCTGAAAATAAACCATTGCGCGATTTATATCTAAAAATTACTGATTCAATCAGAACAGTTGATACAAATCATATTTTATTTATTGAAGGAAATTGGTATGCAACAGATTTCAATGGATTAACTCCACCTTGGGATGATAATATGTCTTACAGTTTTCACAGATATTGGAATTCAAATGATCAAGGTACAATTCAATATTTGGTAAATCTCCGCGATCAAAATAATGTTCCTCTTTGGCTTGGCGAAACCGGTGAAAATTCAAATTCTTGGTTTTTAGATTGTATAGATTTGATGAAAAAAAATAATATCGGATGGGCTTGGTGGCCTCATAAAAAAATTGACAATGTAGTTGGACCTCTTTCTGCACCAATGGTTTCGGGCTATCAAACTTTATTGGATTATTGGAACGGAACCGGAAATAAACCAAGTGAACTTTATGCATATGCAGTTTTGTTATCTCAGTTTGAGAATCTGAAATTTGAAAATTGCACTTTTCAACCGGATGTTGTTGATGCACTTATAAGACATATCGATGATAAAACTTCAAGACCTTTTAAGGAACTTACAATTCCGGGTAGAATTTTTGCAACAGATTACGATTTGGGACCAAGATTAATTAGTTACAACGATGTTGATTATGATAATACAAAAGGTTTGGGAAATGCAGAATGGAATACCGGAGGAAAGTATAGAAATGATGGCGTAGATATTGAAATTTGTACTGATCAAATTACAAACGGTTTTAATGTTGGGTGGATTGAAACCGGCGAATGGTTGAAATTTACGGTTAGTGTAATTGAAGACGGAAATTATACTTTGTCAATTCGGTCATCTGCAAATTCTTCCGGTGGAAAAATATTATTTGCAATTGATGGAGCTTATCTCACTGAATTTATTGATGTGCCAGTAACCAATGGATGGCAGAATTGGAAAACAACAATTATTGATGATTATTTTTTATCTCAAGGTCAGCATGAAATATTTCTTAAATTTTATTTTAATGGGTACAATTTTAATTATTTTGAATTTACGCAAAGCACGGTTGGATTAAATGATGAAGAAAATTTACGGGAATATTTTCAACTATTTCAAAATTATCCTAATCCATTTAATCCAAATACAACAATAAAGTATTCAATTCCAAATATTGCTTCAAACATAAATTCTAACACTGAATTAAGGATTTATGATATTCTTGGTCGCGAAGTTAAAACTTTAGTTGATCAATTTCAGCCAGCTGGTAATTATGAAATCAATTTTAATGCTTCGGAATTTCCAAGCGGAGTTTATTATTACGAATTGAAAAATGGAAGTATTAATCAAACAAAAAAAATGATACTGCTAAATTAA